In Pedobacter sp. WC2423, the following are encoded in one genomic region:
- the hisF gene encoding imidazole glycerol phosphate synthase subunit HisF encodes MLSKRIIPCLDVKDGRTVKGVNFVDLKDAGDPVELAWQYAQQGADELVFLDITATHERRKTMIEMVKSVARQLNIPFTIGGGITEIADAEALLNAGADKISINSAAVKNPQLIADLAKVFGVQFVVVAVDTKLVAGRNMVHLNGGRLITEIETEHWIKQAEDLGAGEILLTSMDHDGTKQGFDCKLLDSISKMINIPVIASGGAGKIEHFTEVFTTTGVDAALAASVFHFGEIPIPHLKNELKKYNIPVRL; translated from the coding sequence ATGTTAAGCAAACGTATCATTCCATGTCTGGACGTCAAAGATGGCCGGACAGTCAAAGGCGTTAATTTTGTGGACCTGAAGGATGCCGGAGACCCGGTAGAACTGGCCTGGCAATATGCTCAGCAAGGTGCTGATGAACTGGTATTCCTGGATATTACTGCTACCCATGAGCGTCGTAAAACGATGATTGAAATGGTGAAATCAGTTGCCAGACAGCTCAACATTCCTTTTACCATTGGTGGTGGAATTACAGAGATTGCCGATGCAGAAGCTTTATTGAATGCTGGTGCTGATAAGATCAGCATCAATTCCGCAGCCGTTAAAAATCCGCAGCTCATTGCCGATCTGGCTAAGGTATTTGGCGTTCAGTTCGTAGTAGTTGCAGTAGATACTAAACTGGTTGCAGGCAGGAACATGGTGCATTTGAACGGAGGCCGTTTAATTACAGAGATCGAAACAGAACACTGGATTAAACAGGCAGAGGATTTGGGTGCAGGAGAAATCCTGTTGACTTCCATGGATCATGATGGGACTAAACAGGGTTTCGATTGTAAACTACTGGATAGTATCAGTAAAATGATCAATATCCCGGTGATTGCTTCGGGCGGAGCAGGAAAAATTGAGCACTTCACAGAAGTTTTTACCACAACAGGTGTGGATGCGGCCTTAGCAGCCTCGGTTTTTCATTTCGGTGAAATCCCTATCCCCCACCTGAAAAACGAATTAAAAAAATACAACATACCAGTAAGGTTATGA
- a CDS encoding nucleotide exchange factor GrpE: protein MFSKKKTNDTENPITENTAEEQLNKELTDDANADTITEPVEEISAEEQLKLDNAALNDKYLRLFAEFDNFKRRTQKERVELLQTAGKDVIISMLPVLDDFDRANKATENATDVAAIREGIQLVHTKLKSILNQKGLKEMECANTVFDTDLHEAITKVPAPTEELKGKVIDELEKGYTLNDKVIRFAKVVVGS from the coding sequence ATGTTTAGCAAGAAGAAAACAAACGATACAGAAAATCCCATTACGGAAAATACTGCTGAAGAGCAGTTAAACAAAGAGCTTACTGATGACGCGAATGCGGATACTATCACTGAACCTGTAGAGGAAATCTCTGCTGAAGAGCAATTAAAACTTGATAATGCAGCGTTGAATGATAAATATCTTCGCCTTTTTGCTGAGTTTGACAATTTCAAAAGACGTACACAAAAAGAACGTGTTGAGCTTTTACAGACTGCTGGCAAGGATGTAATTATCTCTATGCTTCCAGTACTGGATGATTTTGACCGTGCAAATAAAGCGACTGAAAATGCTACTGATGTGGCTGCAATCCGTGAAGGGATTCAGTTAGTCCATACCAAACTGAAAAGCATTTTAAATCAGAAAGGCTTAAAAGAAATGGAATGTGCCAATACTGTTTTTGACACAGACCTTCATGAAGCAATCACTAAGGTTCCTGCTCCAACTGAAGAGTTGAAAGGAAAAGTTATAGATGAATTAGAAAAAGGATACACTTTAAATGACAAAGTTATACGCTTTGCAAAAGTAGTTGTAGGTAGTTAA
- a CDS encoding 4Fe-4S dicluster domain-containing protein, translating into MAIKITDECINCGACEPECPNNAIYDAGTAWRFSDGTNLNGIIDFGDQEVDAGAAQEAVSDEVYYIVSDKCTECKGFHDEPQCAAVCPVDCCVDDEDIRETEEELLKKKAWLHQED; encoded by the coding sequence ATGGCTATTAAAATAACAGACGAATGTATTAATTGCGGAGCATGTGAGCCTGAATGCCCAAATAATGCAATTTATGACGCAGGTACAGCCTGGCGATTTTCTGATGGAACCAACTTGAATGGTATCATTGATTTTGGTGATCAGGAAGTGGATGCTGGTGCGGCTCAGGAAGCAGTTTCTGATGAGGTATATTATATCGTTTCAGATAAGTGTACAGAATGTAAAGGGTTTCATGATGAACCTCAGTGTGCGGCAGTGTGCCCGGTAGATTGTTGTGTGGACGATGAAGATATCCGTGAAACTGAAGAAGAACTATTAAAGAAAAAAGCCTGGTTACATCAGGAGGATTAG
- the hisIE gene encoding bifunctional phosphoribosyl-AMP cyclohydrolase/phosphoribosyl-ATP diphosphatase HisIE, with amino-acid sequence MTIDFEKTDGLVPVIIQDIQTLEVLMLGYMNQEAWSKTQQEGKVTFYSRSKSRLWTKGEESGNFLYVKETHIDCDQDTILIKVTPVGPTCHTGSRSCFKTNFNQNFIFELEKIIHDRYDHPTEESYVNKLRKKGLNKIAQKVGEEGVETVIAALNETDADFVNESSDLIFHLLVLLREKGKTLADIGVNLEGRHR; translated from the coding sequence ATGACTATAGATTTTGAGAAAACCGATGGATTGGTTCCTGTAATCATTCAGGATATACAAACATTGGAAGTGTTAATGTTGGGTTATATGAACCAGGAAGCCTGGTCAAAAACACAGCAGGAAGGGAAAGTAACATTTTATTCCCGCTCTAAAAGCCGTTTATGGACTAAAGGAGAAGAAAGCGGTAACTTTTTATATGTAAAAGAGACACATATTGATTGTGATCAAGATACTATCCTGATTAAAGTTACCCCGGTAGGCCCTACTTGTCATACAGGAAGCAGAAGCTGTTTTAAGACTAATTTTAACCAGAATTTCATCTTTGAACTGGAGAAAATTATTCATGACAGATATGATCATCCTACGGAAGAATCTTATGTCAATAAACTTCGCAAAAAAGGATTAAACAAGATTGCGCAGAAAGTTGGAGAAGAAGGTGTGGAGACTGTCATTGCAGCATTAAACGAAACAGATGCTGACTTTGTAAATGAGAGTTCCGATTTAATTTTCCACTTATTAGTCTTATTAAGAGAAAAAGGTAAAACACTGGCTGATATCGGGGTCAACCTGGAAGGCAGACATCGTTAA
- a CDS encoding acyl-CoA reductase, which yields MSILTAEKLIIAFHKLSDFLNHPGDEFSNTIDSAPHHNAWFTVAEVRRSLASFQEMLNLPALEKWFEQITVSEHPKKVGLILAGNIPLVGFHDILSVLATGNIAMIKLSSSDSQLLPALLKQLIEFEPLLTDRIVYAERLKDFDAIIATGSNNTSRYFDYYFGKVPNIIRKNRNSIAVLDGQESIAEIGQLGHDIFDYFGLGCRNVSKIYVPEDYEIKNFFEPLEQYQDIINHFKYNNNYDYNKSIYLVNTVQHFDNGFLLLKEDEGLSSPLAVLYFEKYKNLDELTGKLKGIQDNIQCVVTNTAVQLDVASVTFGQSQHPQLWDYADNVNTINFLNKL from the coding sequence ATGTCAATCCTTACCGCTGAAAAGTTAATTATTGCATTCCATAAACTAAGTGATTTCTTAAATCACCCGGGTGATGAATTTAGTAATACGATCGATTCAGCACCTCATCATAATGCCTGGTTTACTGTGGCTGAAGTACGCAGATCTTTAGCTTCTTTTCAGGAAATGCTGAATCTGCCTGCGCTGGAAAAATGGTTTGAACAAATTACGGTCAGCGAGCATCCTAAAAAAGTAGGTTTGATCCTTGCAGGAAATATTCCACTGGTAGGTTTTCACGATATCTTGTCTGTACTGGCTACAGGAAATATAGCTATGATCAAGCTTTCTTCTTCTGATAGCCAGCTATTACCGGCTTTATTGAAACAACTTATTGAATTTGAGCCGCTTTTGACAGACAGAATTGTCTATGCAGAAAGGTTGAAAGATTTTGACGCGATCATTGCAACCGGAAGTAACAATACTTCCAGATACTTTGATTACTATTTTGGTAAAGTGCCTAATATTATCAGAAAAAACAGAAATAGTATTGCCGTACTGGATGGTCAGGAAAGTATAGCTGAAATCGGACAGTTAGGCCATGATATTTTTGATTACTTCGGACTGGGTTGCAGAAATGTATCTAAAATCTATGTTCCTGAAGATTATGAGATCAAAAACTTCTTTGAACCGCTTGAACAGTATCAGGATATTATCAATCATTTCAAATACAATAATAACTACGATTATAATAAATCTATTTACCTTGTCAATACTGTCCAGCATTTTGACAATGGCTTTTTATTATTAAAAGAAGATGAAGGCTTGTCTTCTCCGCTTGCCGTTTTATACTTTGAGAAGTATAAAAATCTGGATGAGTTAACCGGGAAACTGAAAGGTATACAGGACAATATTCAATGTGTAGTCACCAACACAGCTGTACAACTGGATGTAGCTTCCGTAACTTTTGGACAAAGTCAGCATCCTCAGTTATGGGATTATGCGGATAATGTGAATACGATTAACTTCTTAAATAAGTTATAA
- a CDS encoding C40 family peptidase, translating to MEQTFAICRVAVAPIRALSSDKAEITTQLLFGDHVEVLEKAEPWWRIRNGYDGYEGWIDFKQLAILTEPEYEACKQRTALVPAAIHNQVLAADGSAYYLAATSNLPAYSDGYCQLGKEKFQVLFEPHDPSQQAIGSKLADAALFYLNAPYLWGGRTLFGIDCSGYVQAVFALYGIILHRDASQQAEQGETVNFLPEAQTGDLAFFDNADGKIIHVGLMLNANQIIHASGKVRIDPIDDQGIYNPELGRYSHKLRIIKRFL from the coding sequence ATGGAACAGACATTTGCAATTTGCAGGGTAGCGGTAGCACCAATAAGAGCATTATCATCCGATAAAGCCGAAATAACGACGCAATTATTATTTGGAGATCACGTAGAAGTATTGGAAAAAGCAGAACCCTGGTGGCGAATCCGTAATGGTTATGATGGTTATGAGGGCTGGATAGACTTTAAGCAGCTTGCAATACTCACTGAACCTGAATACGAAGCCTGTAAACAACGCACCGCATTAGTACCGGCAGCAATTCATAATCAGGTGCTGGCGGCTGATGGAAGTGCTTATTATTTAGCTGCAACCAGTAATTTGCCGGCTTATAGCGATGGGTACTGTCAACTGGGTAAAGAGAAATTTCAGGTCTTATTTGAACCTCATGACCCTTCACAACAAGCTATCGGATCAAAGCTTGCTGATGCTGCGCTGTTTTATCTGAATGCACCTTATTTATGGGGAGGCCGTACCTTGTTCGGTATTGATTGCTCCGGATATGTGCAGGCTGTTTTTGCTTTATATGGCATTATCCTTCACAGAGATGCCTCTCAGCAGGCAGAACAAGGAGAGACGGTTAACTTTTTGCCGGAAGCACAAACCGGAGATCTTGCTTTTTTTGATAATGCCGATGGTAAAATTATTCATGTAGGGCTGATGCTGAATGCCAATCAGATTATTCACGCTTCAGGAAAAGTAAGAATTGATCCCATAGATGACCAGGGGATTTATAATCCTGAACTTGGACGTTATAGTCACAAACTCAGGATTATTAAAAGATTTTTATAA
- a CDS encoding cell division ATP-binding protein FtsE: MAGNAVINLKNVDVFQQKHLVLSDVNLNIDKGEFVFLIGQTGSGKSSLLKIIYGELHIGNGEGEIAGFDLKKLAERDVPYLRRKLGIVFQDFQLLTDRTIEKNLDFVLKATGWKDKKLIEERIKDVLEKVGLRSKIRKMPHELSGGEQQRVVIARSLLNNPDIILADEPTGNLDPETSEEIVLLLKQISQSGTAVLMATHDYHIIRTLPSRIIKCEAGIVHDDATIN, translated from the coding sequence ATGGCAGGAAACGCAGTTATAAATTTAAAGAACGTAGATGTATTTCAACAAAAACACCTTGTACTCTCTGATGTTAATCTTAACATAGATAAAGGTGAGTTTGTATTTCTGATCGGACAAACGGGTTCTGGAAAGAGCAGTTTATTGAAAATCATTTATGGTGAACTTCATATCGGTAATGGTGAGGGGGAAATTGCAGGTTTCGACCTTAAAAAACTGGCCGAGCGGGATGTTCCTTATCTGCGCAGAAAGTTAGGAATCGTATTTCAGGATTTCCAATTGTTAACAGACCGTACAATTGAGAAGAATCTTGATTTTGTATTGAAAGCAACTGGCTGGAAAGACAAAAAACTAATTGAAGAACGTATCAAAGATGTACTGGAAAAAGTAGGTCTGCGTTCAAAAATCAGAAAAATGCCACATGAGCTTTCTGGTGGTGAGCAGCAGCGTGTAGTGATTGCGCGTTCGCTATTAAATAATCCGGATATTATCCTTGCAGATGAACCTACAGGGAATTTAGATCCTGAAACCTCCGAAGAAATCGTATTGCTGCTGAAACAAATCAGCCAGAGCGGTACTGCTGTATTAATGGCTACGCATGATTATCATATCATCCGTACCCTGCCTTCCCGTATCATCAAATGTGAAGCAGGTATTGTCCATGATGATGCAACAATTAACTAA
- a CDS encoding WD40 repeat domain-containing protein: MLKHLRSLSGHQNPVYALTNSSEPGMFFTGGNDKGVVEWSLQKMSFLKVLMPVKTSVYSLHQYQKQLFVGQRSGEVSIFDLNKQMVKTTFQAHEKPVFDLVTIPEKQEFLTASEDGTVGVWSLTDWSLLYRIRVSADTVRAIAVSEDGLKVAFGCKDGAVRIYELSDYSLLHSLQQHTLPVTSVQYSPDGKYLISGGRDAQLNFWSLPDYQLQHTIPAHLFSIYGIAFHPSLPYFATVSQDKSIKLWGSDDLRLYKILSIEKSTHGHTHSINKLIWSPDGKYLLTTGDDKLVMVWEWDL, translated from the coding sequence ATGCTGAAACATTTAAGATCACTTAGCGGTCATCAAAACCCTGTTTATGCCTTAACCAATTCCAGTGAACCAGGTATGTTCTTTACTGGTGGAAATGATAAAGGTGTGGTAGAATGGTCATTGCAAAAGATGTCCTTTTTAAAGGTTTTAATGCCGGTAAAAACCTCTGTTTATAGTCTTCATCAGTACCAAAAGCAGCTTTTTGTTGGCCAGAGAAGTGGTGAGGTCAGTATATTTGACCTGAACAAGCAAATGGTTAAGACAACTTTCCAGGCACATGAAAAACCTGTATTTGATCTGGTAACCATTCCGGAAAAACAGGAATTTTTAACTGCCAGTGAGGATGGTACTGTTGGAGTATGGTCATTGACCGACTGGTCTTTACTTTACCGGATCAGGGTTTCTGCCGATACTGTAAGAGCAATAGCAGTTAGTGAAGATGGTTTGAAAGTTGCTTTTGGTTGTAAAGATGGGGCGGTCCGTATTTATGAGCTGAGTGATTACAGTTTGTTGCATAGCTTACAACAGCATACTTTACCGGTTACCTCTGTTCAGTATTCGCCTGATGGTAAATACTTGATTTCCGGAGGAAGAGACGCACAGTTAAATTTCTGGTCATTGCCGGATTATCAGCTTCAGCATACTATTCCGGCACATTTATTTAGTATTTATGGAATTGCATTTCATCCTTCGCTACCCTATTTTGCTACAGTAAGCCAGGATAAAAGTATCAAACTATGGGGCAGTGATGATTTAAGGTTATACAAAATCCTGAGTATTGAAAAGAGTACGCATGGACATACTCATTCTATCAATAAGCTCATCTGGAGCCCGGATGGTAAATACTTATTGACCACAGGCGATGACAAATTAGTTATGGTGTGGGAATGGGATTTATAA
- a CDS encoding universal stress protein, producing MNLQKILIAVDNSTCSEKAAKTGYELAKTFNAEVALVNIIEPMPATINQDLTLAPVFLESYDNSEENSHQLLKEMEDTYGNGIKTTYLSVVDTAAHGIIQQSDEWGSDLIVIGTYGRTGLYHFLMGSVAEHVARKSACPVLIIPNKAEV from the coding sequence ATGAACCTCCAAAAGATATTAATCGCAGTAGATAATAGTACCTGCTCAGAAAAAGCAGCAAAAACAGGCTACGAGCTGGCTAAAACTTTTAATGCCGAGGTCGCCTTAGTCAATATTATTGAACCAATGCCAGCCACGATCAATCAGGATCTTACCTTGGCCCCTGTTTTCCTGGAAAGTTACGATAACAGTGAAGAGAACAGCCATCAGCTGTTGAAAGAGATGGAAGATACTTATGGTAACGGGATTAAAACTACATATTTGAGCGTAGTAGATACTGCAGCACATGGAATTATTCAGCAATCTGACGAATGGGGATCTGATCTGATTGTGATCGGAACTTACGGCAGAACGGGCTTATATCACTTTTTAATGGGAAGTGTAGCTGAGCATGTGGCCAGAAAATCGGCCTGTCCTGTATTGATTATTCCGAATAAGGCAGAGGTATAA
- a CDS encoding fructose-6-phosphate aldolase, producing the protein MYVIKVKGIAKIPDYVQLRDDKFTLLAYFRVDRPDKSLEKLGLGDKLPYIMDMVKDLPFGQIAKLDI; encoded by the coding sequence ATGTATGTAATCAAAGTAAAAGGTATTGCCAAAATCCCGGATTACGTCCAGCTGAGGGATGATAAATTCACCTTACTGGCTTATTTCAGGGTAGACCGGCCTGATAAATCTCTGGAAAAATTAGGTCTGGGTGACAAGTTGCCTTATATTATGGATATGGTAAAAGATTTACCATTTGGTCAGATTGCAAAATTAGATATTTAA